CAAAATCAAGAAACGAAGTACGTCCACACGTTTTTTCTTAGGCATGCTACTGTCTGCACTTAATTTTTTCCCTATTCCGTATTATGTTTTTGTAGGGGTTACACTTGCTTCCTACAACTTATTTTATTTTGATACTACCCATGTCTTTATTTTTGTTTCTGGGGTAGTGTTAGGATCTTTTTTAGTCTTTTATTGTTACATCACTTTTTTTCAAAAAATTCAAGATAAGACAGATTATCTCATGCGCAACATGAATACCATAATTGGCAGTATTACAGGTTTGATATCTCTTTTCACCTTAGTAAATATTGTTCGATACTATTGGGGATAATTCTTGTAACTCATTGTAGAACTCCACAATCATGACTGATACTAATTTCTTTGAACGTGTTTATGATATCGTAAGGCAAATACCTCATGGTAAAGTAACTTCATACGGCGCTATTGCAAAAGCGCTAGGAGCAGCGCGATCAGCCAGAATGGTGGGTTGGGCCATGAATGCATCACACACTCTTGAGGATGTTCCTGCACACAGAGTTGTTAATAGAAATGGTTTGCTTACTGGCAAAATGCACTTTGATGGCACCAATTTAATGCAACAACTTCTAGAAAACGAGGGAATTGTAGTGCTAGACAACCAAATTGTTGATTTTAAGAAACATTTTTGGCAGCCCGAAACCGCCGTTGAGTAACAATTTTAAGCTGAAAATCAGTTATAATTCCTACTGATTGATAAATCAATAAATGCAATGTAAATCCTTTAAAATATTAACTTTTCATCCTATCTTTGTAATCTGAAATGAGTTTAAATAAACATAATGTAGCATTCTAAAAATACTATTAGAATAAATAAACACACCATGAAACTAGATAGAAAAGAAATACTTAAAGCCCTAGAAACAATTACAATTGCTGGTGAAGGAAAGAATATGGTAGAGAGCGGTGCAATTACAAACGTAATCACTTTTGGAGATGAGGTAGTTGTTGATTTAGTATTGCATACACCAGCGATGCACATCAAGAAACGCGCTGAAGATGATATCAAAAAAACGATCCTTGAATTGGTTTCGGCTGAAGCCAAAATTAAAATCAATACGAAAGTTGAAGTAGCTGATAAGCCAGAAATTAAAGGAAAATCAATACCAGGAATCAAAAATATTATAGCCGTAGCCTCTGGAAAAGGAGGAGTAGGTAAATCAACAGTTACAGCAAACCTAGCTGTAACATTAGCAAAAATGGGTTTTTCAGTAGGGATTTTAGATGCTGATATTTACGGACCATCTATGCCTATTATGTTTGATGTTGAAAATGAAAAACCAATATCAGTTACTGTTGATGGAAGGTCTAAAATGAAACCAGTAGAAAGTTATGAAGTTAAAATTCTATCTATTGGGTTTTTTACAGCACCAAGTCAAGCCGTAATCTGGAGAGGACCAATGGCTTCCAAAGCATTGAACCAAATGATTTTTGATGCTGATTGGGGAGAACTTGATTTTATGCTTATTGATTTGCCTCCAGGAACAGGAGATATTCACTTGTCTATTGTACAATCATTGCCTATTACCGGTGCCGTTGTAGTAAGTACACCACAAGCGGTTGCTTTGGCTGATGCCAAAAAAGGTGTATCCATGTTCTTGTCTGAAGCTATCAACGTTCCTGTTTTAGGAATTATTGAAAACATGGCGTATTTCACACCCGAAGAGTTACCAGAAAACAAATACTACATCTTTGGTCAAGAAGGAGCCAAGAATCTTTCAGAGGATTTAGGCGTACCTTTCTTGGGGGAAATTCCAATTGTACAATCTATTCGCGAAGCTGGAGATTACGGTCGTCCTGCAGCCATGCAAATGGCCTCAGTAGTAGAACATATTTTTGATGAGGTAACCCGCAATGTAGTGCGTGAGGTAGTAGCTCGTAACGAAAGTTTACCAGCCACCGAAGCAGTAAAAATAACAACAATGGCCGGTTGCTCAGCGGTAAAAAAATAATATTAGAATTTTTTGAAAATGATTTATAATCTTTCAATTTTCTAATCTTTCACTCTTTAAATAAAGAAAATGACAACAGAAGAATTAACAATAGAAGTTCAAAAAGCACTCGAAGAAATAAGACCTTTCTTGAATTCAGATGGGGGCGATATTACACTTATCTCCATTGAAGATGACAAGCATGTAAAGGTTCGTCTTGAAGGAGCTTGCACCAGTTGTAGCGTAAACCAAATGACGCTGCGAGCAGGTGTTGAAACAACCATCAAAAAATTTGCTCCTCAAATAGAAACTGTTGTCAATATTTTATAACATCAGTATGGCGTGACCCTTTTATTAAAATAGGCTACAAGTAGTACAACTGAGAAGCCTATTTTAATAAAACGGTCAGGCTATCCGCTCCGCTTTGGCGGATTGCTTCTATCCTTCACGCGGGCGCAACTAACTACATAATCGTAACACACACAATAGAATAGCATGGATGTATTAATCAAAATAAAAGATAGAGAAGGAGTAGTGCATGAATTACAAGCTCCTACAGATATGGCAATGAATATAATGGAGCTTTGTAAAGCTTATGAACTTCCTGTAGAAGGAACTTGTGGCGGTATGGCCATGTGTGCTTCTTGCCAATGCTATGTTTTAAATGATGTTGCCCTGCCAGAAATGGGTGATGATGAAGAGGCCATGTTATCTGAAGCTTTTTATGTTAAATCAAACAGCCGTTTGGGATGCCAAATCCCAATTACAGAAGAGTTAGAAGGATTAGAATTAGAATTAGCTCCTGAAAATTAAGCAAAAGTTACCACTAACATACAACCTCAAATAATGAAAATTATTTGAGGTTTTTTTTTATTCAAAATAAAAGAGATATATTCGTACAGTAAAAATCACATTTCAAATTTTCATTACGAATACATGGACCTTACGACCTATTCCCCTGGATTGCATAAACTAGTTACCTTGCAAGTTCAGGACTCTCAAAAATTAACGGATAGTGCCGGTTTCACTAAGGTTACAGAAGAAATTCTGACTCAATTTTCGCTAGAAAAAGTAGGTGTCGTAGTTCATGATTTCGAAAATAGAAGTTTCACCATTTCATTTTGCCTCAAAGAATCCCACATTTGTATTCACACTTGGCCTGAGTACAACCAGCTGACTTTAGATGTCTATTTGTGCAATTATTTACAAGACAATTCACAAAAAGTAAAAGATGTAATGGCTGCCTATGTTTCTTATTTTGATGGGGTGCTTATAAAAGATTTCGAAATTAACAGATAATACGCATGGAAGTTACCTGTACAAATTGCAATCATACCACACAATTAGATCTAAACTTTGATGTAAAAATCTATGCGTGTACCAATTGCGTTTATGTTTATCAAGAACGAGATGGTTTACTATTTAAAGATCAATTAAGACCATTTACATTTTCAGATCAATTACTAGTGGGTCAAGTAGGTTTTTTTAACAATACCGATTATACCATTACGGGGATTTTGGTCAAAGAAAATGAAGGATTTGAATGGACGGAATACATCCTGCAAGGCAAAGAAAATTTTTTATATCTATCCGAAGCCGATGGGCACTGGATTATTCTTGAAGAAATAGAATTTGCTTCAAAAGTAGGGAATCATCCATTAACGGTTGATTATGAAGAACTAACTTTTGACAGATACGATTATTTCTATCCCAAATTAATAGCAGCTCGCGGTTTTTTTGACTTTGATATTTTTGAGAAAGCAGAGCTCATTGAGTATATAAATCCGCCTCAAGTACTTTCTTTTGAACGAAATGGAAGCGAACAAAATGCTTTTTTGGGGAAACACATTTCTAAAGCAGCTGTAAAAAAAGCCTTCAATGCTTCTTATTTACCCACTAAAGTTGGTGTAGGAATGGTGCAGCCTTTTCTGTTTAACTTGCGTAATTTAGCCATTACTTTATGTTGTGTTTTGGCATTAATTTTAGTGTCTAACTGGTATTTAAACAAAGATCGTGTTCGAACAGAAGTCCTGGATACCCAATTAGCGTTGGCTAACTTTACTAATAAAGATTTTGTAAGTCCTAGTTTTACACTCACCGGTAGCGCTGCACCATTAAAAGTACAGTTGTATGCACCCGTGAGCAATTCATGGGTCAATGTTCAAGTGGCGCTGATCAACGAAAAAACAGGTGAAGAAGTTTATGCTAGTAAAGATATTGAGCATTATTCAGGCTACACAGATGGTGAGTCATGGACCGAAGGTTCAAACTCGGAGGAGTTTAATTTATGTGGTGTCCCAGCGGGTACCTATCATTTAAACATCACCCCAATGAAAGCACCAGAGGATGTGACCAGTGATTTTATGAATGTAAAAGTGGTATGGAGCGAGCCTTCATCCAGAAATATTTGGCTCATTTTAATAATCATGGTTGTTTTTGTACTGGTCTTGTATTATGTAGAGAAAAATTTCGAAGCTAAAAGATGGGGAGAAACTAACGAGTCTTTTTTTAATTCTTAAGTATGGATAAGATTTTAGATTTTATGCGCAGTAATGCTCTTTCACTTGTAATAGGAGCACTTTTTTATGCATTGTTTTTATATTACAACACCTCTGGAAGTCAGTTGTGTGATTGCGAATCTACCGAAAATTATAGACCTTCCTCTTCAAATTCACGCGGTGCAGTAAACCGTTTTTATCATAAATAAATTAATTTTAAACTATCAAATATGGATTTTATCGCTTCAAAACCTATTTTAAACTCGCTTGTTTTTTCACTTTTAGGAATTATCATTTTGCTGATAGCGTACTTTATTATTGAAAAACTAACTCCCGAGAATACTTGGAAACAAATTACAGAAAAAAATAATACCGCTGTAGCTATTGTTTTTGGTGCACTTATTATTGGTTTTTCAATGATTATTAGTGCCGCAATACATGGGTAAAAAATTTTTAAAGTTTGAATACCTACTTCTTTTTGCTGTTTTTACAATTGCAACCTGTGGTTTGGTATATGAACTAGTCGCAGGAACGCTTGCCAGTTATTTATTAGGCGATTCAGTGAAACAGTTTTCGTTTATCATAGGGGTCTATCTTTTCTCCATGGGAGTAGGTTCTTATTTTTCTAAATTCCTAACTAAGAACATGCTCAACACCTTTGTTGAAATTGAAATCTTGGTTGGACTTATTGGTGGTTTAAGTTCAGTGGTGCTGTTCTTACTGTTTGAGAGCGTGTACTCTTTTCAATTTATTTTATACCTTTTGGTGTTTGTAACAGGCTGTCTTGTAGGACTTGAAATCCCATTGTTGATGAACATTTTAAAAGACAAAGTACAGTTTAGAGACTTGGTTTCTAATGTGTTTACTTTTGATTATATCGGTGCATTATTGGCATCCATATTATTTCCGTTAGTGTTGGTTCCTAAACTCGGAATCATGGGAACTTCCTTGTTTTTTGGGATGATCAACGTGAGTATTGCCATTGCCTTGTGCTTTCTTTTAAAAGCCGAATTGAAGAGCGTATATCTATTAAGAACCAAGGCCATTGGAGCTTTCTTAATCTTGTTTGTAGTGTACTTGTTTTCAAATTCTATTTTGTCATATTCTGAGGGTAAACTGTATGGGGAAAATATTATTTACTCAAATGCAACTCCCTACCAGCGCATTGTGCTTACTCATAACAAGAGTGATTACCGCTTGTACTTGAATAATAATTTGCAATTCAGCTCAACAGATGAATACAGATATCATGAAGCACTGGTGCATCCTGCTATGTCTATGGCTAAAAAAGTAGATAATGTTTTGGTTTTAGGCGGTGGAGACGGATTAGCCGTTCGAGAAATTTTGAAATACAAAGATGTAAAGCATGTTACTCTTGTAGATCTTGATGAAGGAATGACCAAGATGTTTCAAACCAATTCTGTTTTAACTAAATTCAATGCAAATTCCTTGAATAATCCCAAAGTAGAAGTACTCAACAGAGATGCTTTTGTATGGGCTAAGAATACCAAAAAACAATATGATGTAGTGGTGGTGGACTTTCCAGATCCTTCAAATTACAGCTTAGGGAAGTTGTATTCTTGGAGTTTTTACAGCACCCTCAAACAAATTTTAACTCCTGATGCCGTGGTGGTAGTGCAAACAACCTCGCCGTATTTTGCTCCAAAATCGTTTTGGTGTATCAATAAAACCATGATGGAAGTTTTTCCTCAGGTGGATGCGTATCATGCCTATGTTCCCTCTTTTGGAGAATGGGGGTTTTCCATTGCTCTGAATGGGTTTCAAACTAATTTTAACAGGGTCAACAGACAAGTAGAAGGGTTGCGTTTTTACAATTATCAGTTTGATAAATTCAATTATTTTGCCAAAGATATGATTTCAAAAGACATTGAAATCAATCGATTAGATAACCAAATTTTAGTGCGCTACTTTGATGAAGAATGGGGAAAATTATAATACCTCGAGACGCTTTTTTGTAAAGACGGTTGGATTAGCTTTATTAGCAGTTCCGTTTTTGCAGGCTTGTCAAGAAAAGGTGATTCAGGTTCTTATTCGTTTG
This portion of the Flavobacterium sp. CECT 9288 genome encodes:
- a CDS encoding LysE family transporter gives rise to the protein MNLITSLFLGFITAFVGITPPGLINMTAAKVNIKEGKSSAYWFVLGAVIVIFFQAALALFFAQFIKERPDVIVLLREIGFGIFALLTIYFLFLAKKPVKKKDKIKKRSTSTRFFLGMLLSALNFFPIPYYVFVGVTLASYNLFYFDTTHVFIFVSGVVLGSFLVFYCYITFFQKIQDKTDYLMRNMNTIIGSITGLISLFTLVNIVRYYWG
- a CDS encoding MGMT family protein translates to MTDTNFFERVYDIVRQIPHGKVTSYGAIAKALGAARSARMVGWAMNASHTLEDVPAHRVVNRNGLLTGKMHFDGTNLMQQLLENEGIVVLDNQIVDFKKHFWQPETAVE
- a CDS encoding Mrp/NBP35 family ATP-binding protein, with product MKLDRKEILKALETITIAGEGKNMVESGAITNVITFGDEVVVDLVLHTPAMHIKKRAEDDIKKTILELVSAEAKIKINTKVEVADKPEIKGKSIPGIKNIIAVASGKGGVGKSTVTANLAVTLAKMGFSVGILDADIYGPSMPIMFDVENEKPISVTVDGRSKMKPVESYEVKILSIGFFTAPSQAVIWRGPMASKALNQMIFDADWGELDFMLIDLPPGTGDIHLSIVQSLPITGAVVVSTPQAVALADAKKGVSMFLSEAINVPVLGIIENMAYFTPEELPENKYYIFGQEGAKNLSEDLGVPFLGEIPIVQSIREAGDYGRPAAMQMASVVEHIFDEVTRNVVREVVARNESLPATEAVKITTMAGCSAVKK
- a CDS encoding NifU family protein; protein product: MTTEELTIEVQKALEEIRPFLNSDGGDITLISIEDDKHVKVRLEGACTSCSVNQMTLRAGVETTIKKFAPQIETVVNIL
- a CDS encoding 2Fe-2S iron-sulfur cluster-binding protein, with the translated sequence MDVLIKIKDREGVVHELQAPTDMAMNIMELCKAYELPVEGTCGGMAMCASCQCYVLNDVALPEMGDDEEAMLSEAFYVKSNSRLGCQIPITEELEGLELELAPEN
- a CDS encoding S-adenosylmethionine decarboxylase family protein, whose product is MDLTTYSPGLHKLVTLQVQDSQKLTDSAGFTKVTEEILTQFSLEKVGVVVHDFENRSFTISFCLKESHICIHTWPEYNQLTLDVYLCNYLQDNSQKVKDVMAAYVSYFDGVLIKDFEINR
- a CDS encoding DUF4178 domain-containing protein, which encodes MEVTCTNCNHTTQLDLNFDVKIYACTNCVYVYQERDGLLFKDQLRPFTFSDQLLVGQVGFFNNTDYTITGILVKENEGFEWTEYILQGKENFLYLSEADGHWIILEEIEFASKVGNHPLTVDYEELTFDRYDYFYPKLIAARGFFDFDIFEKAELIEYINPPQVLSFERNGSEQNAFLGKHISKAAVKKAFNASYLPTKVGVGMVQPFLFNLRNLAITLCCVLALILVSNWYLNKDRVRTEVLDTQLALANFTNKDFVSPSFTLTGSAAPLKVQLYAPVSNSWVNVQVALINEKTGEEVYASKDIEHYSGYTDGESWTEGSNSEEFNLCGVPAGTYHLNITPMKAPEDVTSDFMNVKVVWSEPSSRNIWLILIIMVVFVLVLYYVEKNFEAKRWGETNESFFNS
- a CDS encoding DUF350 domain-containing protein, with protein sequence MDFIASKPILNSLVFSLLGIIILLIAYFIIEKLTPENTWKQITEKNNTAVAIVFGALIIGFSMIISAAIHG
- a CDS encoding polyamine aminopropyltransferase; its protein translation is MGKKFLKFEYLLLFAVFTIATCGLVYELVAGTLASYLLGDSVKQFSFIIGVYLFSMGVGSYFSKFLTKNMLNTFVEIEILVGLIGGLSSVVLFLLFESVYSFQFILYLLVFVTGCLVGLEIPLLMNILKDKVQFRDLVSNVFTFDYIGALLASILFPLVLVPKLGIMGTSLFFGMINVSIAIALCFLLKAELKSVYLLRTKAIGAFLILFVVYLFSNSILSYSEGKLYGENIIYSNATPYQRIVLTHNKSDYRLYLNNNLQFSSTDEYRYHEALVHPAMSMAKKVDNVLVLGGGDGLAVREILKYKDVKHVTLVDLDEGMTKMFQTNSVLTKFNANSLNNPKVEVLNRDAFVWAKNTKKQYDVVVVDFPDPSNYSLGKLYSWSFYSTLKQILTPDAVVVVQTTSPYFAPKSFWCINKTMMEVFPQVDAYHAYVPSFGEWGFSIALNGFQTNFNRVNRQVEGLRFYNYQFDKFNYFAKDMISKDIEINRLDNQILVRYFDEEWGKL